AGGTCATCCCGAACCTGACGCTGATCGTGGTGCTCGCGTTTGGCGCCTACGCGGCCGGCCACGGCCTGGTGACCATGGGAACGCTGGTCGCGTTCATCACCATGATGTTGTCGCTGGTGTGGCCGATCGCCTCGTTGGGCTTCCTGCTGTCGATGACGCAGGAGTCGATGACGGCCGCGAACCGGATCGCGGAGATCTTCGACGCCCCGCGCGAGATCGACGACGGTCCGGTGACCCGGGGTGTCCGCGGCGGCCGGCTGGAACTGATCGACGTCGGTTTCCGGTTCCCCGAGGACGACGACCGGGAATCCCCCTGGGCGCTGCGGCACGTCAACCTGACCGTCGAGCCCGGGCAGACCGTCGCGTTGGTCGGGGCCACGGGCTCGGGCAAGTCGGTGTTGGTGGCGCTGCTGTCCCGGCTCTACGACGTCAGCGAGGGCCGGATCCTGCTCGACGGCATCGACATTCGCGAGCTGAGCCTGCCCGCGCTGCGCAGTGCGGTCGCGACGGCGTTCGAGGATCCCACGCTGTTTTCCATGTCGGTGGCCGAGAACCTGCGACTGGGCCGCGGCCCCGACAACCCCGCGACCGACGAGGAACTTGCCCGCGCCATCGACATCGCGGCCGCCGACTTCGTCTACGAGTTGCCGTTCGGGCTGGACACCCGGATCGGTGAGCAGGGCATGAGCCTGTCCGGCGGCCAGCGCCAACGGCTTTCGCTGGCCCGCGCCATCTTGGCGGACCCGAGCGTGCTGGTGCTCGACGACACCCTGTCGGCGCTGGACGTGCACACCGAGGCCGGGGTCACCGAGGCGCTGCGGCGGGTGCTGGGTTCGGTCACCGGAATCGTTGTCGCGCATCGGGCCTCGACGGTGTTGTTGGCCGACAAGGTGGCCCTGCTCGAGGTGGTGGACGGCGTCGGCACCATCACCCATACCGGCACGCATTCGGAACTGCTGGCCACGGTGCCGCAGTACCGCGACCTGCTCGCCGCCGAAGACGAGCTGAACGACGATCTCGAATACGCCACCACCTGGGAAGCCGACGCCCAGTGGGACCGGCTGAGCCACCGCCTGCTCGAGCAGGCCGACGGGCGGCAGGAGGTGAACGATGCGGGAGACGGTTTGGCGCGGCCGGCTCGACGAGAAGTCTGACGACGACTCGCCGATCGACGAGAAGCTGCCGCGGCGGCGCGAGGCGCGGGAACTGCTGTTCTCGCTGCTGCGTCCGTTCCGGGTCACGGTCGCGGTGCTCGCGGTCATCGTGGTGGTGGAGAATGCGGCGCGGCTGTCGGTGCCGCTGCTCGTTCAGCGCGGCATCGACCACGGCATCCCACCCATCGCCGAGGGCGGCTCGGCCCGCGAACTGGCGCTGGTGGTCGCGGCGCTGTGCGCGGTGGTCACCGTGCAGGCCGTGGGCCGGATGGTGTTCCTGCTGCGCTCCGGGCAGGTAGGGCAGAAGGTGCTGCTGGAACTGCGCCGCCGGGTGTTCCGCCATTTCGGTCGCCTTGATGTGGCCTTCCACGACCGCTACACCTCCGGGCGGGTGGTCAGCCGGTCCACCAACGACATCGACGCCATCCAGGAGTTGTTGCAGAACGGGTTCGACAGCCTGGTCACCGCGGTGCTGACGCTGTTCGGCACCGCCGTGCTGCTGATCGTGCTCGACTGGCGGCTGGGCCTGATGTGCCTGGTGGCCTTTCCCATCCTGGTGTTGCTGGCGGCGTGGTTCCGCACCGAGTCCGCCAAGACCTACCGCGAGGTGCGGGACAGCGCCGCGCTGGTGATCGTGCAGTTCGTCGAGACCATGACCGGCATCAAGGCGGTGCAGGCCTACCGGCGCGAGGAGCGCAACCAGGAGATCTTCGACGGTGTCGCCGACCGTTACCGGGACATCAACGAGAAGACCTTCAAGCTGGTCGCGGTCTTCATGCCCGGGGTGAAGCTGGTCGGCAACATCACCACCGGCGTGGTGCTGCTCTACGGCGGCTACCGGGTGCTGCAGGGCGACATGACGATTGGCACCCTGACCGCGTTCCTGCTCTATCTGCGGATGTTCTTCGAGCCCATGCAGGAGATCACCCAGTTCTTCAACACCTTCCAGTCCGCGTCGTCGGCCCTGGAGAAGCTGGCCGGGGTGCTGGCCCGCCCGCCGGCCATCGCCGACCCGCCGCGGCCGGTGGCGCTGCCGCGGGCGCGCGGTGAGGTCACCTTCGACGGCGTCGAGTTCGAGTACGTCCCCGGCCGGCCGGTGTTGCCCGGACTCGAGTTGAGCGTTCCCTCGGGGCAGACGGTCGCGTTGGTGGGGACCACCGGCGCGGGCAAGACCACCATCGCCAAGCTGATCGCGCGGTTCTACGACCCCACCGCCGGGGCGGTCCGGCTCGATGGGGTCGACCTGCGGGACCTCGCGCAGGACGAACTGCGCCGCCACGTCGTGATGGTCACGCAGGAGAACTTCATGTTCTCCGGCACCGTGGCCGACAACATCCGGTTCGGCCGGCCCGGCGCCTCCGACCCCGAGGTGGTCGCGGCCGCGGAGGCCGTCGGCGCCGACCGGTTCATCGCGACGTTGCCCGACGGCTACGAGACCGACGTGGCCAAGCGGGGCGGCCGCCTGTCGGCCGGGCAGCGGCAGCTGATCGCCTTCGCCCGAGCGTTTCTCGCCGACCCCGCGGTGCTCATCCTCGACGAGGCGACGTCCTCATTGGACATCCCGAGCGAGCGCATGGTGCAGCGCGCGCTGCGCACCGTGCTGGCCGACCGCACCGCGTTGGTGATCGCACACCGGCTGTCCACGGTGGAGGTGGCCGACAGGGTGCTGGTTCTCGAGCACGGGCGGGTCGTCGAGGACGGCGCGCCCGTGGAACTCATCGCCGGGGACGGCCACTACGCGGCGTTGCACGACGCCTGGTTGCGGTCGTTGGTGTGAGTCCTCAGGGCAGGCCCATCCGGCGGTAGCGGTCGAGGCGGGCCGTCAGTCGCGCGGCGTCCACCTGTCCGGTCAGGCCGGCCACCTCGACGGCGATCGCCCGGCCGAGCCGTTTGGAGAACTCGATCGGTTCGTCGGCGGCGTCGGGTTCTTCGGGCACGATGACGTCGACGATCCCGTTGCGCTTCAGATCGGCCGATCGCACGCCCTGGGCCGCGGCGAGCTCGGGTGCGTGGTCGGTGTCGCGGAAGACGATCGCGCTGGCTCCTTCCGGGGGCAGCGGCGCCAGCCACCCGTGCAGCGCGGCCAGCACCCGGTCGGCGGGCACCATGGCCAGTGCGGGACCGCCGCTGCCCTGGCCCATCAGCACCGACACCGTCGGCACCGGCAGGGTGACCAAATCCGAGAGGCAGCGGGCGATCTCGGCGGCCAGCCCGCCCTGCTCGGCCTCCTGTGACAAGGCCGGTCCGGCGGTATCGATCACGAGCACCAGCGGCAGTTGCAGGCCGGCGGCCAGCGCCATGCCGCGCCGGGCCTCCCGCAGCGCCGCCGGCCCGACCAGACCTCCGACCAGCCGCTGCTGGCCGAGCACCACGACGGGTTGGCCGCCGAAGCGGGCCAGCGCGAGCAGCGTGGTGGCGGCCTCCCCGGCGCCGGTGCCCGACAGCAGGACCCGCGCGTCCGCGCCGTGCTTGAGCAGGTGCCCGACGCCGGGGCGGTCCGGGCGGCGGGAGGCCTCCACGGATTTCCAGGCTTCGACGTCGGGGATGGCCGTTTCCGGCAGCGGCTCCGGAGCGGGTCCGGGCGGGTCGGCGACGACCTTCAGCGCCCAGTCCAGGGTCTGACGGAGCGCTTCGAGCGGGACGACGCCGTCGATGACGCCGTGGTGGCGCAGGTTCTCGGCGGTCTGCACGCCCGGCGGAAACGGCGCGCCGTAGAGCTGTTCGTAGACCCGCGGGCCCAGGAAGCCGACCAGCGCGTCGGGTTCGGCGACCGTGATATGCCCCAACGAACCCCAGGACGCGAAGACCCCGCCGGTGGTGGGGTGGCGCAGGTACACCAGGTAGGGCAGGTGGGCCTGCTTGTGCAGGGTGACCGCCGCGGCGATCTTGACCATCTGCAGGAAGGCGACGGTGCCCTCCTGCATACGGGTGCCGCCCGAGCTCGGTGACGCCAGCAGCGGCAGCCGGAGGTCGGTGGCCCGCTCGATGGCGGCCGTGATGCGTTCGGCCGCGGCCACACCGATCGAACCGGCCAGGAAGTCGAATTCGCAGGCCACCACGGCCACTCGGCGCCCGGCCACCGTGCCCTCGCCGGTGAGCACCGACTCGTCCAGGCCGGTGGCCTCCCGCGCGGCCGCCAGCTCGTCGCGGTACTGATCGGACATCGCGATCTCGATCGGCGGCGCGTCCCAGCTGATGAACGATCCCGGATCCAACACTGCGTCGCGCAGTTGCAAGGCACTGATGCGGCTCACGCGGTCAGGTTAGCCGGGGCGGTGTGCGGTGCAACGGTCTGCCGATCAACCGCGACCGCCGACTGAGCGTGTGCTCGCCGGGGGCGAGGGGCTGCTTGTCATCGTTGGGTGACGGGTTGCGATTGAGGGGGGTCTGGGACCGGCGGGCTGTCTTGGTCCCCTCTCGATTGCGGGACGTCATCGTTGGGTGACGGTTATGCACAGGCCGACTGGAGTGGGGGCCGGCGGGCGGTTCGGGCTGTGGATGGTTGTCATCTGTGGGTGACGAGTTGCAATCGAGTGGGGATGTGGACAGCGGCCTGTCTCCGTCCCCTGTCGATTGGATTACGTCATCGTCGGGTGACGGTCATCCAGAGGGTGATCGGTGTGGGGGCCGGGCCAGCGGTTATCCACACGGCGACTGGCGACGGGGGCCGCGGGCGGTTCACGCTGTGCAGTGGTGTCACCGATGGTGACGAGCTACAGCGGAGGGACCCGGTGGAGAGCAGCGAGCCGTGGTGGAAGAACCACCCCGAAATCGAGGCTTTGAAAGAGCAGGTGTTGGCGGAGCTCCGGGAACCCATCGACGAGAGCAGACGCCGCGACCCCGATGAGCCCGATCACGTGCTCGACGAGGTCTTCACCGGCAACCGGGTGCGGGCTTTGGTCGCCGCGCGCGAAGGGCTCGCGAAAGCCCGGGCCGACTACGACGACGCCGTGATCCATGCCCGCCGCGCCGGGCTGTCCTGGGGCGAGATCGCGACGGTGCTGGGCGTTGCCCGGCAACCGCTGCACCGCCGCTTCCG
This DNA window, taken from Mycolicibacterium sp. MU0050, encodes the following:
- a CDS encoding ABC transporter ATP-binding protein — encoded protein: MRETVWRGRLDEKSDDDSPIDEKLPRRREARELLFSLLRPFRVTVAVLAVIVVVENAARLSVPLLVQRGIDHGIPPIAEGGSARELALVVAALCAVVTVQAVGRMVFLLRSGQVGQKVLLELRRRVFRHFGRLDVAFHDRYTSGRVVSRSTNDIDAIQELLQNGFDSLVTAVLTLFGTAVLLIVLDWRLGLMCLVAFPILVLLAAWFRTESAKTYREVRDSAALVIVQFVETMTGIKAVQAYRREERNQEIFDGVADRYRDINEKTFKLVAVFMPGVKLVGNITTGVVLLYGGYRVLQGDMTIGTLTAFLLYLRMFFEPMQEITQFFNTFQSASSALEKLAGVLARPPAIADPPRPVALPRARGEVTFDGVEFEYVPGRPVLPGLELSVPSGQTVALVGTTGAGKTTIAKLIARFYDPTAGAVRLDGVDLRDLAQDELRRHVVMVTQENFMFSGTVADNIRFGRPGASDPEVVAAAEAVGADRFIATLPDGYETDVAKRGGRLSAGQRQLIAFARAFLADPAVLILDEATSSLDIPSERMVQRALRTVLADRTALVIAHRLSTVEVADRVLVLEHGRVVEDGAPVELIAGDGHYAALHDAWLRSLV
- a CDS encoding carboxyl transferase domain-containing protein — protein: MSRISALQLRDAVLDPGSFISWDAPPIEIAMSDQYRDELAAAREATGLDESVLTGEGTVAGRRVAVVACEFDFLAGSIGVAAAERITAAIERATDLRLPLLASPSSGGTRMQEGTVAFLQMVKIAAAVTLHKQAHLPYLVYLRHPTTGGVFASWGSLGHITVAEPDALVGFLGPRVYEQLYGAPFPPGVQTAENLRHHGVIDGVVPLEALRQTLDWALKVVADPPGPAPEPLPETAIPDVEAWKSVEASRRPDRPGVGHLLKHGADARVLLSGTGAGEAATTLLALARFGGQPVVVLGQQRLVGGLVGPAALREARRGMALAAGLQLPLVLVIDTAGPALSQEAEQGGLAAEIARCLSDLVTLPVPTVSVLMGQGSGGPALAMVPADRVLAALHGWLAPLPPEGASAIVFRDTDHAPELAAAQGVRSADLKRNGIVDVIVPEEPDAADEPIEFSKRLGRAIAVEVAGLTGQVDAARLTARLDRYRRMGLP
- a CDS encoding ABC transporter ATP-binding protein, which produces MIAPPPQRIRGSSDLIRLLPYLLPYRARWITMVLVALASLAATIAIPLMTKAVIDGPVRNQDQRGLWILGTAALAIGVTEAVLWFIRRWLTARATMGVEADIRKDLYARLQILPMSFHGRWQSGQLLSRVMNDLATIRRFLSFGLVFMLLNGLQITVVTAILLSMYWPLGVVVLVSVVPIAATVLHFERQFTRLSRQAQDQSGVVATHVEEAALGARLVKAFGREDYVYDRFDREAAHLYDIQVRKVGVSARFWTLLEVIPNLTLIVVLAFGAYAAGHGLVTMGTLVAFITMMLSLVWPIASLGFLLSMTQESMTAANRIAEIFDAPREIDDGPVTRGVRGGRLELIDVGFRFPEDDDRESPWALRHVNLTVEPGQTVALVGATGSGKSVLVALLSRLYDVSEGRILLDGIDIRELSLPALRSAVATAFEDPTLFSMSVAENLRLGRGPDNPATDEELARAIDIAAADFVYELPFGLDTRIGEQGMSLSGGQRQRLSLARAILADPSVLVLDDTLSALDVHTEAGVTEALRRVLGSVTGIVVAHRASTVLLADKVALLEVVDGVGTITHTGTHSELLATVPQYRDLLAAEDELNDDLEYATTWEADAQWDRLSHRLLEQADGRQEVNDAGDGLARPARREV